One segment of Ureibacillus thermophilus DNA contains the following:
- a CDS encoding DsbA family oxidoreductase, translated as MKIEVWSDFVCPFCYIGKRQLEKAIRDLGYAGQVEVEFKSFLLDPTTDENSNESTYEHLSKKYGMPLDEVKKMTESVVQRAKEVGLQYNFEQLKTANTLKAHQLAKWAYTKGKGSEFSERVFHAYFIEGKEIGKRDVLIRLAEEAGLNGKEAAEVLDGNQFLKEVEKEIQQAQIYGIRGVPFFVIENKYGISGAQPQEIFEQAIKKVAEEKGMKPSLRMVGEEGNFCSDGQCDL; from the coding sequence ATGAAAATTGAAGTTTGGTCAGATTTCGTTTGTCCATTTTGTTATATCGGGAAGAGACAGCTTGAAAAAGCCATCCGAGATTTGGGGTATGCCGGTCAAGTGGAAGTGGAGTTTAAAAGTTTTTTACTAGATCCGACAACAGATGAAAATTCGAATGAATCCACCTACGAGCACTTATCAAAAAAATACGGGATGCCGTTGGATGAAGTGAAGAAAATGACAGAGAGCGTCGTACAGCGGGCCAAGGAAGTGGGGCTCCAATATAATTTCGAGCAATTAAAAACAGCGAATACGTTAAAGGCCCATCAATTGGCCAAATGGGCTTACACAAAAGGAAAAGGTTCGGAGTTTAGTGAACGGGTATTCCATGCCTACTTCATTGAAGGCAAGGAGATTGGAAAACGGGATGTGTTGATTCGGCTGGCGGAAGAAGCCGGGCTGAACGGGAAAGAAGCCGCAGAAGTATTGGATGGCAATCAATTTTTGAAAGAAGTCGAAAAAGAGATCCAACAGGCGCAAATCTATGGCATCCGGGGAGTTCCGTTCTTCGTAATAGAAAATAAATATGGCATTTCCGGGGCTCAGCCGCAGGAAATTTTCGAACAGGCGATTAAGAAAGTGGCGGAAGAAAAAGGGATGAAGCCATCATTGCGAATGGTTGGAGAAGAAGGAAACTTCTGCTCTGATGGGCAATGCGATCTATAA